Below is a genomic region from Pelotomaculum isophthalicicum JI.
TCATGAAACCAAATTCAGATTTACGGGGGTATGTATTTATGTTGAAAACAGTAAAAAACAAAGTGCTGGCAGTCGCTGTTAAAGCTAAAAATGTACTGGCTAATCCGTCCGGCGACCAAATGACCGGCTGGCTCATCGTCGTGCTTATCGTCGTGGTGGTGGGTGCGGTCTTTATGACCCTATATCAGGGCTCCATTACGCAGATTTGGAACAGCATCGTCAGCAAAATTACCGGTCTATTAAGCTGATATGTGACCAAAAGGCATATCCGCAAACGCGGGAGGTGCAAAACCCATGGACAGCAGTCACCGGGGCATACGGGGGAGATTTTCTCCCCCTTTGCTTTTTCTAAAGCTGCTTTTGAGTAAAAAGGGCAGCAGCTATTTTGACCTGATGATAAAAACGCTGGTGGTCATTACGCTGATGGCAACCGTGATGTCCTTTTTAAGCGTCTTTACCACCTATCTTAATCTGAACCACGTCTGCCGCCGCGTTGTAAGGGTGGTGGAACTGGAAGGGCAGGTATCCGACCGGGCCTATGATGTTTTCTACAGGCTCAAGCAGCAGACCGGCATTTCGCCGGAGATGGCCGTTGAGGATGTGGAGTATTGCGAGGACCAGAAAATCCAGTTGCGGGATAACTTCACCATTACCATGCGCTACAGCTATCCCTTTACGGTCTTGACTCCATCCTTTGCGCCTCCGGTGGAAATTCAAATTCCGATGAAAGTCAGCATTACCGGCATGTCCGAAAAATATTGGAAGCTCCCGGAATGAGAGCGCCGGAAAGGAGGCGAAGGCTGTGGCCCTAATCAAACGGATACTGCGAAACCGCAAAGGCGATACCTTTGTGTTTATCATCATTCTCGTCTTTTTCATCCTGACCCTGTCCGCCATCCTGATCGAGTATTTCCGCATGGAAAGCCTGTATCAGCAGGTGGAATATGTACTCCAACGGGGCGTGAACAGCGCCGTGGAGTATGCCATGCGCGACGAGTACCGCAGGGACGGCTACGCCTTGCTGGATACGGCGGTTGCGGAAGAAAGGCTGTACGAATACCTGCACGAAAGCATGGCGCTGGATTCGGGGCTGAACAAATATGCCGGTGACGAGTGGGTATATGAACTGGAAATCGAAAGTATCTATGCGACCGAAACTCCGCCCCGGCTGACGGTGGACGGGGCGCTTAGAACCCGCAGCATTTTCAGCTTTCTGACCGGGGAGGTGCGGCTTCCCTTCAGCATATCCAGCGTCAACACACAAACCAAGGAAGGAGGTTCCGAATGAAACGAAAATTTTTCCTTGCCATGCCCCTTTTGGTCCTGTGCCTCCTGCTTTTTTCCGTCAGGACATTCGCTGCGACAGCCAGCGATATTGAAATCCTTGTAGCTTCCCCCATAGACAGCCTGACAAATGAAAGCGGCGTGGTGGCCGTGGAGCAATTTCCGGCTGAAATTCCCATAAGCGTCACGGCGTCAACCGGAACACTGACAGATATAGAGCTGGGATACGGCGGCGAAAGCCGGATGATACCGCCGAACTATACTTTGGCCATAGAAAGCAAAGAATTTTGCGGCCCCTATACCGTCACGGCCAAGACGGACGAGGGCGCTGTTCTCACCGTCACGGCCAATGTGGTGTTTCAAGTACGCGCCACCTATGACACCCGATACCGTACCGTCGGTATGCTGATTACAGATATTCATGAGGGCGATATGCTGGTGAAGTCCTTCCCGGAACCGCAGCGCATTGACCTTGTAAATGCCAACACCGTGGCAGACCATGAAAACGAACGCATCGCCGGATGGATCGGACGCCTTGACGGAGGAACCTATACCCTAAAGGGCAGCCTTGTGGTGGAAATCCATAATATCTCAACGGACGAAGTTTACGGCAGCTATGACACAAACACGGATTTTGACTCTCTGACCGGAGGCTTCGGCTGGACGCCAAAAACCTTGATTGCCTTTGAGACCATGCGAAATACCGCCATTTCCTATCAGGCTCCGGTTAAGATTAACGTGGAAGCGACCTGGTGCAACGACGATAAGCAGGAGGTTTACGGGAAGCTCACGGCACAGGACAAGGGCGTGCCGGTACTGATCTACCCTTATCAGACCACCTCCGTCACCTTCCATAAAGATGACATCAAACTATCCCGCAACTTTCAATACATGGGGCTGGAATGGGATTACACCCCGGAAACGAAAGAGTTTACCGACGGTGAAAGCAAAACACAGGTGGAGATCACGCAGAAAATCCACTATCAAATCCCTGCCGCCGATTTCTTTTTCAAATTTAAAGCTCAGGAGGGGAACGACCTGTCGGTTGCCATCCGCGCCCCTGCCACAGTAAACCGTGGGGCGGATTACTCTTTCACCGTTCTGTATATGAACAGTGGAAGCAGTTCGGCCTATGACGTGCCATTGGAAGGTATGGTGGATGAAGCTGCCATCGAGGAAATACCGGTCACGCAGGACTTTCCTCCGAATACAGGTAAAGCCTATGAAGTGAAGCGCAGTGCGGACACCGCCGCTGGTGAAATCCACCTTTGGGCGCATATCGGCGTGCCGGAGGGCTTTATCGACGGGAACCTTGCCAACAACACGGCCACGGCTGTCATCAAGGTGGTTGACCCAGCGCCGGAGCCAACGCCCGGCAACAATGACACACCCGACAAGCCGGATACGCCGGATACGCCGGATACACCCGACGAGCCCGGAAATCCCCCGGAGCAGCCGCCTGATAAAAAAGAACCTTGCGACCTGTCGGCCAATATTATGGCCCCACCCACCGTCTATGAACACGAGGCTTACAGCTTTACCGTAAGTTTTACCAATCATTCCTCTGTGGTGCTCCAAGATGTGCCCTTGCAGGGCAAGAACAACGAAAACATACTTCCGCAGATTCCGGAAACAACGAGCTTCGCGCCGCAGGAAACCAAAACCTACACTATCACCGGCACAGCCGGCAGCGCAGGCGAGATTTACCGACTGTGGTCCAATGTGGAAGCTCCGGAAGGCTTCATTGATGAAAACCCCGTCAACAACACCGCCGTTTCCAGTATTACCGTAGTTAAAAAGCCGGATGCACCCGCTAGTCCCGACAACCCTGACATTCCCGACAATCCTAATACGCCCGATAACCCCGACAATCCTGACGAACCTGACAATCCCGATAATCCCGATAATCCCGATAATCCCGATGAACCGGACACACCCATTTACAGGCTTTGCGATGTATGGGTAAACTTATCCTCCCCGCCGACTGTGTACGAACTGGAAAGCTATAGCTTTACGGTGTACTTTGCCAACTCCACCGACATAGCATTGTTCGACGTGCGCCTGAATGTGACCATCAACGGCAAGACGGTTCCCGCCGTACCTGCGACAACCAATTTCAAACCGTATGAAAAGAAAGCCTGCCTTGTGACCAGCACCGCAGGGCCAAAGGGCGTTCCTATTCAAATAACGGCGCAGGTATTGCCCCCCAACGGCTATATGGATACCAATTTGAGCAACAATCAGGTTTCTGCTGAAATCATGGTGCTGGAACGTCCCTATGACCTGCATGTGCAGCGGATAACGCCGGACAGATATAAAGAGAATCAGGCGGTTGTTACCACCGTCAAGGTTGGCAACCGTGGCAGCCTCGATTTTACACCGGGGGAAAATGTCACCGTGCTGTTCCAGATTCCCGAACTGTCCGTTTCAAAACGCATAGACGCTATCGTGATGGAAAAAGACACCTGGAATGTAGTATCCCTGCGTTGGGATACGCCCAATGTGCAGGCTGACAAGGACATTACCCTGATCGCCATCATCAATCCCGACCAAACCCTGGACAATGAAAGCAGCGCGGACAACAACATCTATACCCAAAAGGCGGTCATCCAGAACGTGACTTACGGAGAGCCGCAGGAAAGCCGCACACTGCCCGATCCACCGAAAAGGAATGAGCAGCCCAGGGTGACGTGGTGGGAACAGCGGTATGAAAACGGCCGGTTTGTATGGCGTGAATTCTACGCCGAGCTGAAGGCAACCGCCACATTGGATTATGACACCAAAGGCAAGGGCTATCTGAAATCCGGCTACGGCTATTCCATCAAGGTTACCACATCTGTCGGCACCAATTACGACAAACAGGAACTAATTACAGAGCCGCAGACGGCAGAAGTTTATCTTCCTGAATACCGCTATGAAACCGCCATTCCTCTTATCAGAGAAGGCGGTCAATTTATTTTCCGGGAGAACCCCGCATCTCCCTTCAAATACCGGAAGCAGTACATTCCGGTCTGGTTCCCCGACGATAAGGATTACATCGTGCAGCTTTGTGTCACCGACGTGCATACGCCGGGTGGAACCTTATCCCGATGGATTACGGGAGGGAACCTTAAAATCCATGTGGTGGACAGCATGTATTCCGATGATGTGACCACGGGTGACTGGTAGTGGTGCTGCCGCTTTGTGCCATCCCCCTCTTATGGGCGGCCGTTGTGGATTACAGAAAGCGGATTATTCCCGACTGGACATGGATTGCCATTTGGCTGATCGGGGTTGCATCCGCTTTTCTGCTGCCGTCCCCTGCCCTGTATGAACGAATCGCGGGATTGCTCCTGCCGGGGCTTTGCCTGCTGCTCCTTGCCATGAGATATGGCGGCGTGGGCGGGGGCGACATCAAGCTGACGGCGGCGGCGGGCTTTACCTTCGGGCTGAATACCCTTGCGGCCATCCTCTTTCTTGCCCTGTTTCCCGCTTGCATTTATGCGGCGGTGACGCGGCAGAGAAGCATACCGTTGGCTGTATTTTTATGCATCGGCTTTTTTATGTACGCCGGTGTTCTCTTTATATATGGACTGACCTGCTGACTGAATAATAAGGGGGGATTTTTTGTGGAATTGAAGACGATTCTAGCCGTCGTGCTTTGCCTGGTGATTATCGGCAGCGCGTTGTACCTGCGCCTCAAGCATAAAAAGAGGTAACTGACGTGCGGAAAAAGGGCGGATAACCGCTCCTTTTCCGCTGCCCGCAAAGGAGCGTGAGCATGAAGATGGATGAAGAAAAACGCATGGTGGATACCCACGAGGTAACACACGCCATCCTTGTTGGCGATAGAGAAATCCTTTTTGCGGTTGACGACGGGAAAACCGATTATCCGTACATGGTGTGCGACTGCACTTGGGATAACCCGTTGGGCATCGACCGCTATTATAACGTCGTGGGAAGCGCGGACTATCTGGAAATGATGGCCGAGTTTACCGATCGGGTGCAGGCGCAGCTTGAGGCGGTTAAGGCTGAACGGGATAAAATTACCGTTCCTTTATCGCTCTTTACCGCAGAGCAGTGTATCCCAAACGACTATGGAATGAGCATTGAAAACAAGGTAGTAGTCATCCGCGCGGAGCGCCTGCGTCCCGAATACCGCACCGCCGACAGGCAGCTTGTGCTGGCCGTGGGCGGCTTTGGCGCTCATGCCAACGCCAGGGGCCGGGCGGTCTACACCGTCAATCTCTATTCCGGCAAGGAATCCCGCTGGAATCGGGAGGATGTCCTTGGCGTTCTGAAACCCGAATATATGCCCGATTGGGCGAAGGAACAGCTAAAACAGATATTGGCCAGGCAACAGGCCAAGCACAAAAAACAAGTACAGGAGCGTTAGGAGGCTTTCGGGATATGGAAAAAGAGATCAACGCCGGGTATGTCATTACCGACCGGCTGGCCGTGGGCAACGCGGAATTCGTCATCGGGCACAGTGAGAAAGCGCCCGCGCAGTTTGTCACCTGGAAATGCAGAAAGGGCGAAAAGGAATACTTTTGGGGGCATTACCTGGGGGACCGGCTGGCCGCCGTGGAGGATTTATGCAAGCGTACCCTTGAGGAAAT
It encodes:
- a CDS encoding DUF4320 family protein, which translates into the protein MDSSHRGIRGRFSPPLLFLKLLLSKKGSSYFDLMIKTLVVITLMATVMSFLSVFTTYLNLNHVCRRVVRVVELEGQVSDRAYDVFYRLKQQTGISPEMAVEDVEYCEDQKIQLRDNFTITMRYSYPFTVLTPSFAPPVEIQIPMKVSITGMSEKYWKLPE
- a CDS encoding TadE/TadG family type IV pilus assembly protein — its product is MALIKRILRNRKGDTFVFIIILVFFILTLSAILIEYFRMESLYQQVEYVLQRGVNSAVEYAMRDEYRRDGYALLDTAVAEERLYEYLHESMALDSGLNKYAGDEWVYELEIESIYATETPPRLTVDGALRTRSIFSFLTGEVRLPFSISSVNTQTKEGGSE
- a CDS encoding A24 family peptidase: MLPLCAIPLLWAAVVDYRKRIIPDWTWIAIWLIGVASAFLLPSPALYERIAGLLLPGLCLLLLAMRYGGVGGGDIKLTAAAGFTFGLNTLAAILFLALFPACIYAAVTRQRSIPLAVFLCIGFFMYAGVLFIYGLTC